CGCGGCTTCGCGACGGGTTCAGCCTACTGCGCGTCTAAATTCGCCGTGATGGGCCTGACGGAATCCCTCTTCCATGAGGTCCGCAAGTCCAACATCCGGGTCGCCGCCTTGACGCCGAGCACCGTGAACACGGAACTCGCCGTCAGGACGGGCTTGCCGGTCGGCCCGGAGGAGCGGATGATGCAGCCCGAGGACGTGGCGCAGCTGGCGATCGCGGCCCTCACGCTGCCGTCGCGCGTCGTTTTAAAAACCGCGGGCATTCTCACGACCAACCCGCAATAATCACCGGCATACACAGAAAGGGCATCCCGACCGGACCTTTGCGGGATGCCCTTTTTTTGAACCTTTCTTTGAATGTAACCTTTCACATGCTCGATTACATTAACATTAATTTCTTTGCATTCTTCACATGTGGGTGACTCCAAGTCATACTAACACTACTGTCACTGTTATTATCGTTTTAGGTAACCCGAAGCCTTGACTTGAAAAAATGGCATGAAATTGGCCCGATTAGCTCTATACCAAGCTAATCGGGCTTCATCTTCCCCATTCCCTCACCCTACCCACACCGGCCTTTTTTCGCACCTCTACCCCTTCCAACACAGAAATTTAGGGACAGACAATGTCGGTGATATTCAGCAATAGTCACCGACATGCTTACTAATCCCCTCTCGGTCTACAAAGGGGTCGCAAGAGCACGCAGTCTCTCGCCGATTGGCGTAGAGCAAAGACAATAGCCACTTTAAGGATCATGCATCGAATTGATGAAATCTATAATGAATCATCTCAACTTTGGTTACCGACGAATGACAAAATTCCATTAAGAATCAGGACTTTGTAGTCAATAAAAGTGCGTACACCGATTGTTTTACAAGAAGCGGCCGAGGAAATTGCTTCTGATTCGAGTGAAATTTTGAGTTTTTTCTTCAATATTAGGGATCAGAATGGCAAGCCATTCATTCTTGGATCGGTGACGTACGAATACAACCGTAACTGGGATTCCTGGAGCAAGCTCTGTCCGTATCTGATGGGTAAAATCACATCAACAATGGTTCCTTCGTTGACCGTGCTTTCGATGTGAATACTCCCTCCGTGTACGTGGACAATCTTGTTGCTGACCGTTAGGCCTAATCCCGTCCCCTTTTCTTTGGAACTATAAAAGGGTTAACCAATGGATTTAATTCGTTCCAATGAAATGCCACTTCCTTGGTCTACAAATCGAAATTTGATAAATTCTGAATCGTGGCATAGAATCTGTGTTTTGATGATTCCACCGTTTGGCATAGCGTCAACCGCATTCTGGAGAATGTTAATAATTACTTGCTTGATTTGATTCTCATAGCAGTAAATACGTGGTACTTCCGAGTCGTGTTCTTCAATAATTTCAATGTTGTTTAATATGGAGTGTGTACTGAATAACAACACCTCCTGTTGTAAAACAACCGCCGCATCAACTTCCTGCATTTCCGGAGCTTGGGGTTTGGCAAGTGTTAAAAATCCCCATACTATAGCTTCCAATCTCCCAACCTCAGATAGAATCAATTCAATATACTCGGGTTTTTCGTTACCTTGTTGTAACAGCTGGGCGAATTCCTTGATCGAGGTTAGAGGATTTCTAAACTCATGTGCAACCCCTGCAGCCATTTGACCTACTATCAATAGCTTTTCAGTTCGTAGAAGGAGTTCTTCTGCCTTCTTTCGTTCCGAAATATCACGAGACGCGTACACGCATTGCACTACTTTGCGATTTTCATCAAATATAGGAGTGCCCCTGGTCTCGATATATACCCAACTGCCATCTGCTTTTTTACACCTCCACTCAAAATCGAACGTTGATTTTAATGTAACCATGTCATTGAATTGCTTCTTAACATACGCAAGATCGTCAGGATGAACGAAATAAAAAGCAGAATTTCCTTCAAATTCGCTGGACGAAAACCCCAAGACCAATTCATGGGACGGCGAGGCGTATAGAACTATACCTTCCATATCCACGACACCGACTAAATCCTGGGTATTTTCGGCAATAAAACGATACTTTTCTTCTCTCTCAGCGAGACGTTCAGAGATATCACGATACCGTTGTTCGCTCTCACGGAGTTTCCATTCCTGTATCTTGCGTTCTGTAATCTCCCGACCAGTTACTAAGATGCTATCAATCTTACCATCGGACGTTAGAATGGGAGTCCCTATGCCTTCGAGCCAAATGCAGGTCTCGTCCACTTTAACGAATCGCCACTCAAGACGTACCGAAGTCTTGGTGGATATCATTTCATCCCAACGTTCTCTGATGAGTGCAAGATCATCGGGGTGTACCATAGAGAAAGGGTAGTTTCCTTCAAATTGGGAAGCTTCCCCCCGAACATCCGAATGTGGGATGGCGAAGCGTACTGTAATACACCATTAGTATCCAAGATGGCAATCAGGTCTTGTGAATTCTCCCCAATCAATCGGTATTTTGACTCTTGCTCCACGAGGTATTGTGTGAGAAGAGACGCTTCCCTTTCTTTTTTGATACGATCACTTATATCGACAGCCGAGCCGATTACCTCTGCTACTTGTCTCCCTCTATGGATAGGGCGTAAGGAAGCCAAATACCAAATTCCGTTGTATTGACCTTCATAAGTGACGTTCTCCTCTCCACCCCAAGCTCTTTCGTAATATTGAGACTTCCGTTCAGCATCATTGAGCGGGAGGAATTCATGAGGCTCCTTTCCTACGACTTGTTCGGGTGTTAGACCCATGCGATATAACAATTCACCATCACACAAAGTATGAATAAATTTTCCATCATGCCGAGTCAACTTAAAAGTCATACCTTGCTGGTATCTCAACGTAACTGCTAATTCCTGCTTTGTTTTGTGCAAAGCTTCTTGTAACCATTTTTCTCTGAATAATGCTGAAGGTATTCCATCTCTACTAAAAATCTTCTCTATTTGATGGAATGCCACCAGAAATTCCGATGGCGGCAAAGGTTTGCTAAACAAATAACCTTGCCCTAAATCGCAGAGGTTTTGTTGGAGAAATATCAATTGCTCTTTCGATTCGATTCCTTCAGCAACGACCTCCACATTTAATTCATGCCCCAGAG
This region of Cohnella herbarum genomic DNA includes:
- a CDS encoding PAS domain-containing sensor histidine kinase, whose translation is MVHPDDLALIRERWDEMISTKTSVRLEWRFVKVDETCIWLEGIGTPILTSDGKIDSILVTGREITERKIQEWKLRESEQRYRDISERLAEREEKYRFIAENTQDLVGVVDMEGIVLYASPSHELVLGFSSSEFEGNSAFYFVHPDDLAYVKKQFNDMVTLKSTFDFEWRCKKADGSWVYIETRGTPIFDENRKVVQCVYASRDISERKKAEELLLRTEKLLIVGQMAAGVAHEFRNPLTSIKEFAQLLQQGNEKPEYIELILSEVGRLEAIVWGFLTLAKPQAPEMQEVDAAVVLQQEVLLFSTHSILNNIEIIEEHDSEVPRIYCYENQIKQVIINILQNAVDAMPNGGIIKTQILCHDSEFIKFRFVDQGSGISLERIKSIG
- a CDS encoding EAL domain-containing protein, translated to MGIQQLEKDLREALERQEFQLYYQPKLDLASGKITGVEALIRWEHPEQGLLTPTQFIPLAEETNLISPIGEWVLRTACTQSKAWQDAGAPTLIMAVNLSVRQFYQPDFVESVENILHETGLVPSYLELEITEYMTMEIVRIVPILRQLKNLGIKISLDDFGIGYSSLYNFKELPIDIIKIDQCFVNNCLVNMKDATIVKAIIALGHELNVEVVAEGIESKEQLIFLQQNLCDLGQGYLFSKPLPPSEFLVAFHQIEKIFSRDGIPSALFREKWLQEALHKTKQELAVTLRYQQGMTFKLTRHDGKFIHTLCDGELLYRMGLTPEQVVGKEPHEFLPLNDAERKSQYYERAWGGEENVTYEGQYNGIWYLASLRPIHRGRQVAEVIGSAVDISDRIKKEREASLLTQYLVEQESKYRLIGENSQDLIAILDTNGVLQYASPSHIRMFGGKLPNLKETTLSLWYTPMILHSSENVGMK